The following coding sequences lie in one Haematobia irritans isolate KBUSLIRL chromosome 3, ASM5000362v1, whole genome shotgun sequence genomic window:
- the Sptr gene encoding sepiapterin reductase, whose amino-acid sequence MEYNSPVPFEISHLLLGIAKSLAFAEQNLSWRFLTVYIHEALLKAREYAREYDLRVTPTNSAYLLKVTATSSRSSLKIQVRTTRSNLKRKKYLSIYIKFKLCLFICLFVYNRVYFHKMGLYLNKKTFFLITGASRGIGKTMAISVAAKLKSGSVIVLLARNLEALQKTKSEIESKRSDVTVQAISIDLSTAKAEQFAKILNGTLVQSQEVEIFDRALIIHNAGTLGDVTKKTKDLGDTEIWRQYYHTNVFSTIALNVEFFKVFATVPKLVVNVTSLCSIEPFISMGLYCSGKAAREMYFKVLAVEEKDNDTLVLNYAPGAIDTDMTLIIQEDTFNVDLKEAFQTQRDNRTMLTTQQTAEKFIKVLEDVAFETGAHIDYYDYDCFDIVPLTLFIIKVRVPMGLDLNKKTVFLVTGASRGIGKKMAIEVSLKLKAGSLIILMARNMEALEKTKSEIVSKRSDVTVLVYSIDLTTATAEQFNRLLQDAIAKSQSKANDFERAFIIHNAGTVGDVSKKAIDISNIEIWREYYHMNVFSTISLNVEFFKIFPEVPKLVVNISSKCAIVPFASMSFYCSGKAARDMYFSVLAVEEKDNDTLVLNYAPGAIDTDMTVYVQNETICKELHKSFKNQRDTKTMLTTEQTTEKFLKIIQESTFQSGAHIDYWD is encoded by the exons ATGGAGTACAATTCGCCGGTCCCTTTCGAGATCAGTCATTTGCTGCTCGGTATTGCAAAATCATTGGCGTTTGCAGAGCAGAACCTATCATGGCGTTTTCTTACGGTGTACATACATGAAGCTCTTTTGAAAGCCAGGGAATATGCGAGGGAGTATGATCTAAGAGTTACTCCTACAAAC TCGGCCTATCTTTTAAAGGTAACTGCAACTAGTTCCCGTAGTTCCTTGAAGATCCAAGTTAGAACTACTAGATCCAACTTGAA aagaaaaaaatatttatctatatatataaaattcaaattatgtttgtttatttgtttgtttgtttat AATCGTGTTTACTTTCACAAAATGGGCTTATATTTAAATAAGAAAACCTTTTTCCTCATTACCGGAGCTTCTCGAGGCATAGGCAAAACAATGGCCATCAGTGTGGCTGCCAAATTAAAATCGGGATCGGTAATAGTTCTTTTGGCACGTAACTTGGAGGCTTTGCAAAAAACCAAATCTGAGATTGAATCAAAACGTTCTGACGTCACAGTCCAAGCGATCTCCATAGATTTGTCAACAGCAAAAGCAgaacaatttgcaaaaatattaaatggcaCATTGGTCCAAAGTCAAGaggtagaaatttttgacagagcCCTTATCATACACAATGCGGGTACTTTGGGTGATGTAACGAAAAAGACCAAGGATCTTGGTGACACTGAAATATGGAGGCAATATTATCACACAAATGTTTTCTCAACCATAGCCTTAAATGTGGAGTTCTTTAAGGTCTTTGCCACCGTACCCAAATTGGTTGTGAATGTAACTTCACTGTGTAGTATTGAgccatttatttctatgggcttGTATTGTTCTGGTAAGGCAGCTCGGGAAATGTATTTCAAAGTTTTGGCAGTGGAAGAGAAGGATAATGACACATTGGTATTGAATTATGCTCCTGGTGCCATAGACACAGATATGACCTTGATTATCCAGGAGGATACTTTTAATGTGGATTTAAAAGAAGCATTCCAGACACAAAGAGATAATAGGACTATGCTGACCACACAACAAACAGCAGAGAAATTTATTAAAGTCCTTGAGGATGTAGCATTTGAGACTGGAGCCCATATAGACTATTATGATTATGACTGTTTCGATATTGTGCCA CTGACACTCTTTATTATCAAAGTGCGTGTTCC AATGGGTTTGGATTTAAACAAGAAAACCGTTTTCCTTGTCACTGGAGCTTCTCGTGGCATAGGAAAAAAGATGGCCATAGAGGTGTCATTGAAGCTAAAAGCTGGATCCTTGATTATTCTAATGGCGCGCAACATGGAAGCTTTGGAAAAGACCAAATCGGAAATTGTATCTAAACGCTCTGACGTCACGGTGCTAGTATACTCTATTGATTTAACAACAGCAACAGCTGAACAATTCAACAGGTTGTTACAAGATGCAATTGCCAAAAGTCAATCGAAGGCCAACGATTTTGAAAGGGCTTTCATTATTCACAATGCTGGCACTGTAGGTGATGTTTCGAAAAAAGCCATAGATatatcaaatatcgaaatatggaGAGAGTATTATCATATGAATGTTTTCTCCACCATATCATTAAATGTGGAGTTCTTTAAAATATTCCCAGAAGTTCCGAAGTTAGTGGTGAATATAAGTTCCAAGTGTGCAATTGTACCATTTGCCTCTATGAGTTTCTATTGTTCGGGCAAGGCAGCCAGAGATATGTATTTTAGTGTTTTGGCCGTCGAAGAGAAGGACAATGATACATTAGTACTCAATTATGCCCCCGGTGCCATTGACACAGATATGACTGTCTATGTACAGAACGAAACGATTTGCAAGGAATTACACAAGTCATTCAAAAATCAACGCGATACAAAAACAATGTTAACAACCGAACAAACAActgagaaatttttgaaaattatacaggAATCAACATTCCAATCCGGTGCTCATATTGATTATTGGGATTAA